The following is a genomic window from Pedosphaera parvula Ellin514.
GAAGAAGCCAGCTGTGACAGCAATATAAATAAGATCAGACATGTTTTTTTTCCTTTTGATTTGTTTGCAACACCAGGACGGGGCATTTCACGTGGCGGATTACTTTATCGATGGTTCGTCGGCGGAAGATTTGTGAGAGGAAGTGGTCGTGTTGATGGGCCGACATGACAATCAAGTCTGGCTGCCAGCGGGCGGCGGCGCGGTTGATCACTGCGGCGGGAGCGCCTTCTTCGAGAGCGAAGATTGCGGACACACCCTGTTCTTGAGCCGAAAGCATGGTTTTTTCAGCTTGAGCAATGACCTCTTCGCAAAGTGCGGCTTCGATTTTTCTTAAATTGATGGGACCGTAAGGACTGAGGTTCAGGAGAACGGCATGGAGCAGCAGGAGTTGGGCGTGCATCTCGCGGGCCATGGAGATGCCGAGAGTAACGGTTTCATCGTTTTCCGGTGATTCATCGAAGGGGAGGAGGACAATTGGTTTGGCGCGGTTGATGGCGTCGGGTTGTTCGGTGAGCCCGGTCTCGCCGAAACGGTGGGCCGGTTCGGACGGGGGACGGTCAGTGGGACTGTGCTGAGCCCGAGCCCGGGTGAAGATCACGTGCGGGTCGAGTGTCCCTCGCGATTGCTGTGTATAGTTCGCGCTCACATAGAAAACATCGCAGCAGATGCTGAGAACGGGTAATCAAAAGGTGGTTAAAAGGTACTAAAAAGGTACTAAAATAGGGATGAAGTTCAACCCGCTGGCGAGATGAGGAAATGCAGGTATTTGTAACTCATCGATTTGAAAGCTGACAGGCGGGGTTGGATCGGATAAGTTGATGGGGCATTTTCCTCCGGTTGGGTTGTTCCCCGCATGAGGGCTTTTTTTCCCTGCGTGAGGGTTTTCCTGGCCGGAGGACTTTGGGGCTATGGAGCATGCGGCAAATTGAATAATGGGAAGGAGCAAGGAATTTATTTATGTATCCAGCGATGATATCACCGGAGGAGCAGACAAGAAGGGACAAGGACCAGATCAGGCTGCTGGCCATTTTTCATTTCATATTCAGTGCGCTCGCACTGCTTGGAATTCCCTTTTTATTTCTGCATTACGCCATCATGCATAGGGTGTTCTCCAATCCCCAGTTGTTCCAGACGCCGAGAGGACCGGCATTGCCGAGGGACTTCCTCGATTTGTTGGTGTGGATGTACGTTGTGGTGGGAGTGGTACTTATTATTGGATCATTGCTGAACCTGCTTTCGGGATTCTTCCTTTGGCGCAGGAAGCATCGGATGTTTTCCCTGGTGGTAGCGGGCATTGATTGCCTGCAGATTCCATTCGGGACGGCGTTGGGGGTTTTTGCCATTATTGTTTTACAACGTGAGTCAGTCCAAAGGTTGTATGCCAGCGGAGTTGAGCAAGCGTGAATTGGTGATGGCGGGAGGTTCGGCCAAAGGTGGAGAATTTAGAGTGCATTGCAACCATGGATTTTCTATAGTTCGGAAAAGTTTGGATGGAACCATTACTTTCCCAGGCACAGTTTTATTTTGAGCGATTCACCGGTGAGAAGGCCGTTGAGATCCTGATGGGTTTGCCTGCGGAGATGCCGAAGGTGTTTGAAAGCGAATGGCTGGATTTCAAGTCGGGCAAATCGAAGAAGAATGATATTCCCGAGATTTGGAGCAAGGCGCTGGGAGGCTTTGCGAATAATGAGGGAG
Proteins encoded in this region:
- a CDS encoding universal stress protein; the protein is MSANYTQQSRGTLDPHVIFTRARAQHSPTDRPPSEPAHRFGETGLTEQPDAINRAKPIVLLPFDESPENDETVTLGISMAREMHAQLLLLHAVLLNLSPYGPINLRKIEAALCEEVIAQAEKTMLSAQEQGVSAIFALEEGAPAAVINRAAARWQPDLIVMSAHQHDHFLSQIFRRRTIDKVIRHVKCPVLVLQTNQKEKKHV